From Triticum urartu cultivar G1812 chromosome 2, Tu2.1, whole genome shotgun sequence, a single genomic window includes:
- the LOC125536141 gene encoding developmentally-regulated G-protein 3 — protein sequence MATVMQKIKDIEDEMSKTQKNKATAHHLGLLKAKLAKLRRELLTPTTKGGGGAGEGFDVTKSGDARVGLVGFPSVGKSTLLNKLTGTFSEVASYEFTTLTCIPGVIMYKGAKVQLLDLPGIIEGAKDGKGRGRQVISTARTCNVILIVLDAIKPITHKRLIEKELEGFGIRLNKTPPNMTFRRKEKGGINFTSTVANTHLDLDTVKAICSEYRIHNADVSLRFDATADDLIDVIEGSRIYMPCIYVVNKIDQITVEELDILDKLPHYCPISAHLEWNLDGLLEMVWEYLDLCRLYTKPKGLNPDYEDPVILSSKRKTVEDFCNQIHKDMAKQFKYALVWGSSVKHKPQRVGKEHELEDEDVVQIIKKI from the exons ATGGCGACCGTCATGCAGAAGATCAAGGACATCGAGGACGAG ATGTCAAAGACGCAGAAAAACAAAGCCACTGCACACCATCTTGGTCTTCTGAAG GCTAAACTTGCAAAATTACGGCGAGAGTTGCTCACTCCTACAACCaaaggtggtggtggtgctggtgagGGGTTTGACGTGACGAAAAGTGGAGATGCACGTGTTGGTTTGGTGGGCTTTCCTTCGGTTGGGAAATCAACATTGTTGAACAAGCTGACGGGAACTTTTTCAGAG GTTGCGTCCTATGAGTTTACAACTTTAACATGTATTCCTGGAGTTATTATGTACAAAGGAGCTAAAGTACAG cttctagATCTTCCGGGAATCATTGAAGGTGCTAAAGATGGAAAGGGTAGAGGGAGGCAG GTCATCAGTACAGCCAGGACATGTAATGTCATTCTGATTGTTCTTGACGCCATAAAACCAATAACTCACAAACGTCTCATTGAGAAAGAGCTTGAGGGATTTGGCATCCG GTTGAACAAGACACCTCCCAATATGACATTCAGGAGAAAGGAAAAGGGTGGCATCAATTTTACATCAACAGTAGCGAACACACACTTGGACCTTGACACAGTAAAAGCAATCTGTAGTGAGTACAGGATTCATAATGCTGATGTCTCCCTGAGATTTGATGCAACAGCAGATGACCTTATAGATGTCATTGAGGGAAGTAGAATCTACATGCCTTGCATCTATGTCGTCAACAAAATCGACCAGATCACAGTTGAAGAGCTGGATATCTTGGACAAACTTCCCCATTACTGCCCAATTAG TGCACATCTGGAATGGAACCTTGATGGGCTTCTAGAGATGGTCTGGGAATACCTAGATTTGTGCAGGCTATACACAAAACCCAAAGGGCTGAACCCAGACTATGAGGATCCTGTGATCTTATCATCCAAGAGGAAAACAGTGGAAGACTTCTGCAACCAAATCCACAAGGACATGGCGAAACAGTTTAAATA TGCACTGGTGTGGGGTTCTAGTGTGAAGCATAAGCCTCAGAGAGTCGGCAAG GAGCATGAGCTTGAGGACGAGGACGTTGTTCAGATCATTAAGAAAATATAA
- the LOC125536142 gene encoding very-long-chain aldehyde decarbonylase GL1-9 — translation MVPWEGYVSDETMGTFAPILLYWVYAGGYQLVLHRRPLERYRLHTRAEEEDKNLVALPAVVRGVLLQQLVQAIVAMILFMITSDSSTVLVQPSMVVQSFQFLVAMLVMDTWQYFVHRYMHQNKFLYRHIHSQHHRLIVPYAIGALYNHPLEGLLLDTLGGAMSFLVSGMTPRTAVFFFCFAVLKTVDDHCGLWLPYNIFQHLFQNNTAYHDIHHQLQGTKYNYSQPFFSIWDRILGTHMAYDLVSRKEGGFEARPLRD, via the exons ATGGTGCCGTGGGAAGGCTACGTGAGCGACGAGACCATGGGCACCTTCGCGCCCATCCTGCTCTACTGGGTCTACGCCGGCGGCTACCAGCTCGTCCTGCACCGCCGCCCGCTCGAGCGCTACAGGCTCCACACgcgggccgaggaggaggacaagAACCTCGTCGCCCTCCCCGCCGTCGTGCGCGGCGTGCTCCTGCAGCAGCTCGTGCAGGCCATCGTCGCCATGATCCTCTTCATG ATTACTTCAGATAGTTCAACGGTTCTAGTCCAGCCATCTATGGTGGTTCAGTCGTTTCAGTTCTTGGTTGCAATGCTGGTGATGGACACATGGCAGTATTTCGTGCACCGCTACATGCATCAGAACAAATTCCTTTACCGACATATCCACTCACAACATCACCGGCTGATCGTTCCTTACGCTATCGGGGCTCTCTACAACCACCCACTGGAGGGGCTCCTATTGGACACTTTAGGTGGTGCTATGTCCTTCTTGGTCTCCGGTATGACGCCAAGGACCGCCGTATTCTTCTTCTGTTTTGCGGTACTCAAGACGGTTGATGATCACTGTGGACTTTGGTTGCCATATAACATCTtccagcacttgttccaaaataaCACGGCGTACCATGATATTCATCATCAGCTCCAAGGCACAAAGTACAATTACTCTCAGCCGTTCTTCTCAATATGGGACAGAATCCTAGGAACCCACATGGCCTACGACCTAGTGAGCCGCAAGGAAGGGGGGTTCGAAGCGAGGCCATTGCGAGACTAG
- the LOC125541202 gene encoding uncharacterized protein LOC125541202, which produces MPHHHGALPDEEAPSPRPSAAGCYTFLRSAASRRGHGHGYRRLESASVDVVRVEVGTTAKARSVFHVDPAVLEAEPVRRLLAAAGRRTAGGAVAVAVDALLFEHLLWLAATDGAAADDLSEIVEFYSEEEEDEEHHDDGHGFKLKR; this is translated from the coding sequence ATGCCTCACCACCACGGCGCGCTCCCCGACGAGGAGGCCCCGTCGCCGCGGCCCTCCGCCGCCGGCTGCTACACCTTCCTCCGCTCGGCCGCCTCCCGCCGCGGCCACGGCCACGGATACCGGCGCCTCGAGTCGGCGTCCGTCGACGTGGTGAGGGTGGAGGTGGGCACGACGGCAAAGGCGAGGAGCGTGTTCCACGTGGACCCGGCAGTGCTGGAGGCCGAGCCAGTGCGCCGGCTGCTGGCCGCGGCTGGGCGCCGGACCGctggcggcgcggtggcggtggcCGTGGACGCGCTGCTGTTCGAGCACCTGCTCTGGCTGGCCGCCACCGACGGCGCGGCCGCCGACGACCTGTCGGAGATCGTGGAGTTCTactcggaggaggaggaggacgaggagcacCACGACGACGGCCACGGGTTCAAGCTCAAGCGCTAG